The Natronoarchaeum mannanilyticum nucleotide sequence CGTCGACGCGCCGGCGTCGAGACCGCGGGAGACGCTCGACGTCCGCAACCTCGGACCGCCCAAGCCCCTCTCGGAGACGCTCGAACTGCTCCCGGAGCTGGACGACGAGACCGTCCTCGTCCAGCTGAACGATCGCGCGCCCCAGCATCTGTATCCGAAGCTCGACGATCGCGGGTACGTCTACGACACCGTCGAACTCGACGACGCGACGGTGACGGCGATCTGGCGCGAGAGCTGAGGCCGCCGGTCCCGCCGTTTGTTCTCGCTACGCGGTCCGTCATCGATCGGAAGTTACTCCCCGGAACACTAAAGGCCACCCGCCGTTCCTGCGCCGTGAGAATGGCTCGTCGAGCCGTCGCGACGCCGCTTCGGCGTCGATCCGAGAGTGCCGGCGCCGATCCGAGCGCGGCGTCAGTCCGAGGGCGCCGGCGGCGCGGACGGCTCGCCAGCGCGTTCGGCGTCGGTGAGATAGCACTGCGGATCGGGCGCGAACGGATCGTCGTGTTCGGCCAGCGCCCGCAGCCGCGAGCCGCCGCGGCAGATTTCCTGATACCGGCAGTCCGCGCAGCGGCCTTTGAGGTGTTTCTCGCGCTCGCGAAGTCGGGCGAGCAGCGGGTTGGACTCGTCCTCCCAGATGTCGCCGAACGACCGGTCGCGCACGTTGCCGAGGCTGTACCCCTGCCAGAACTGCGTGAGGTGGACGTCGCCCTGATAGTCGACGTCCGCGACGCGCTCGCCGGTCGGATCGCCGCCGTTGCGTCGCAGGTACCGGTAAATGCTGTCGGCTCGATCGTCGCCGAGTTCCTCGCGCGCGTACTCGACGAGGAAGCCGGCGTCGGCGTAGTTGCCGACCAGCAGCGTCTCGATCTCCTCGCCTCGCTCGCGGTACTCGCGGGTCATGTCGCAGAGCCGGCGCACCGCCGCGCGGCGCTCGTCGGTCGAGAGGTCCACGTCGCTGATGTCGGCGCCGCGGCCGCCGTAGTCGAGGTGGTAGAAGCAGAAGCGATCGACGCCGACGTCCGACAGCAGGTCGACGACGCCCTCCAGGTCCTCGGCGTTGTGGCGGGTGATCGTGTAGCGCAGCCCCGTCTTGAGGCCGACGTCGAGACAGGATCGGATGCCGTGGACCGCCTCCTCGAAGGCACCCTCCTTGCCGCGGAACTCGTCGTTGCGCTCGGGGAGCCCGTCGACCGAGACGCCGGCGTACGCGAGTCCGGCGTCGCGCAGCTCGCGGGCCCGATCTCGATTCAGCAGGGTGCCGTTCGTGGAGAGCACGGGCCGGAGCCCGCGGTCGGCGGCGTACTCGACGAGTTCGGGGAGGTCCTGTCGGGCGAGCGGCTCGCCCCCCGAGAACAGCACGACAGGCGCGCCGTAGTCCGCGAGGTCGTCGAGCAGGTCCTTGCCCTCCTC carries:
- a CDS encoding DUF2249 domain-containing protein, with product MEALADRAVEAVDAPASRPRETLDVRNLGPPKPLSETLELLPELDDETVLVQLNDRAPQHLYPKLDDRGYVYDTVELDDATVTAIWRES
- a CDS encoding TIGR04347 family pseudo-SAM/SPASM protein → MISISKLLCDLDAEGDGLRYDAADESKKPQITDEKQRRPVVVWNVTKQCNLHCAHCYAGAESAAAPGELTTEEGKDLLDDLADYGAPVVLFSGGEPLARQDLPELVEYAADRGLRPVLSTNGTLLNRDRARELRDAGLAYAGVSVDGLPERNDEFRGKEGAFEEAVHGIRSCLDVGLKTGLRYTITRHNAEDLEGVVDLLSDVGVDRFCFYHLDYGGRGADISDVDLSTDERRAAVRRLCDMTREYRERGEEIETLLVGNYADAGFLVEYAREELGDDRADSIYRYLRRNGGDPTGERVADVDYQGDVHLTQFWQGYSLGNVRDRSFGDIWEDESNPLLARLREREKHLKGRCADCRYQEICRGGSRLRALAEHDDPFAPDPQCYLTDAERAGEPSAPPAPSD